A single window of Channa argus isolate prfri chromosome 10, Channa argus male v1.0, whole genome shotgun sequence DNA harbors:
- the si:rp71-46j2.7 gene encoding sorting nexin-25, whose translation MYLWCFSIALTFGLLWCFSDGGRTLIQLFFCFLCWCCSTPLFDIKREQSTQTDKETKENETSFQETVDEDLVVDSTDGETRQEAQPLECQYPHVKKSLQQVFECAYTQLILPWYSVPEPREHQPLHQVLSKEFDFVVNRIFERSRDFDICQVVVGSIQILTQYLRNAKQPDRHLLFSSRADEIAVLREFSDALLRNLFSISLGEQEVNHCVLNEIFAVKGLGLLVTWLSDPDNLNQLVVSQLDSVTSEVSVEDLHDLDHEQTSLASQEGKGYESDGNFQEAGILASTRIKGKSRGQKFRDGLSRFMDKMKPKGAKKKKEKDRIREQDPMMRTMVTQSDTSIEDDVSSRESSIYSQQDSDREDSDLESYLSNQENMMEFKLSCEMWRVGHWVVAIPRADMEDKDLIFTVHLEENNSPENLQWEIRKSYIDVIQFRNKWQDSTNLPTILELDDSEVNDEVKEQVRLSVQHFLQELVSDNVIGSTEPVFQFFCPLDKLLNEEEDQGGVWELLSGLAYFLTPGQDEEENSSPQTEAPKEIIMPSPQPALPSESSDASTQKSNDVTGASLPAIVISHCDPPPELHKDAETEKEPQPAANSDSSSTESCCQDKIEDSDNSSTSHFKMIKRVSLSKSQESLVSTKASNEEDLLASDLALHCSQNEGLQGENTESPSLFNLSTRENKKEKIGFRRLGGAIKPKGKEQSDNKARGEDTQCQKGQGNMEQLEATKAIFDLLKEISGNSILLNIIDTILKPFMPVVKKKVNSFLNKMNSTEEQMAVYIKTLRHKLWPEIQSAAPSAPPRSDEEKNETRERAHNLINSRCLKYHILKKSDVDCVFNLFQKSEENKTLVYMLLSFLLRECFPDDHSLNARAGAIQKITKSTY comes from the exons ATGTACCTGTGGTGTTTCTCCATTGCGCTTACCTTCGGCTTGTTGTGGTGTTTCTCAGACGGCGGCCGCACACTGATCcagctctttttctgtttcctttgttgGTGTTGTTCAACTCCACTCTTCGACATTAAACGAGAGCAAAGCACTCAGACTGACAAGGAAACgaaagaaaatgaaacctcATTTCAG GAAACTGTTGATGAAGACTTGGTTGTTGACTCGACTGATGGAGAAACCAGGCAGGAGGCTCAACCACTTGAGTGCCAGTATCCACATGTAAAGAAATCTTTACAGCAAG TCTTTGAGTGTGCCTACACTCAGCTGATCCTGCCATGGTACAGCGTTCCCGAGCCACGCGAGCACCAGCCGCTGCACCAGGTGCTCAGCAAGGAGTTTGACTTCGTAGTCAACCGCATATTCGAGAGATCCAGAGATTTTGACATTTGCCAAGTGGTTGTGGGCTCCATTCAGATATTGACACAGTACTTACGTAATGCCAAACAGCCCGACAG ACATCTCCTGTTCAGCTCCAGAGCAGATGAGATCGCCGTTCTCAGAGAGTTTTCAGATGCTCTTTTACGTAACCTCTTTTCAATTTCATTGGGGGAACAAGAAGTCAACCACTGTGTCTTAAATGAGATCTTTGCTGTAAAGG GGTTGGGTCTGTTGGTGACATGGCTATCTGACCCAGACAACCTGAACCAGCTGGTGGTGAGCCAGCTCGACAGCGTGACGTCCGAAGTCTCTGTGGAGGATCTGCATGATTTAGACCATGAACAAACATCTCTGGCTTCACAGGAGGGCAAAGGCTATGAAAGTGATGG gAACTTCCAAGAAGCAGGGATTTTAGCCAGCACCAGGATCAAGGGAAAAAGCAGAG GCCAAAAGTTTAGGGATGGATTATCAAGGTTTATGGACAAGATGAAGCCCAAGGgggcaaagaagaagaaggagaaggacagGATAAGGGAGCAGGATCCGATGATGAGGACCATGGTGACCCAGTCTGACACGTCCATAGAGGACGAtgtcagcagcagagagagctCCATTTACAGCCAGCAGGACTCTGACAGG GAGGACAGCGATCTGGAGAGCTACCTGTCAAACCAAGAAAACATGATGGAATTCAAGCTGTCATGTGAGATGTGGCGTGTTGGCCACTGGGTCGTCGCCATCCCTCGT GCCGACATGGAGGATAAGGACCTAATCTTCACTGTTCACTTAGAGGAGAATAACAGTCCTGAGAACCTACAGTGGGAAATCAGGAAGAGCTACATAGATGTGATACAGTTTCGCAACAAATGGCAG GACTCAACCAACCTTCCCACAATTCTGGAGTTGGATGATTCAGAGGTCAACGATGAGGTCAAAGAACAAGTTAGACTATCCGTGCAGCACTTCCTGCAG gaaTTAGTCTCTGATAATGTGATCGGCAGCACTGAGCCAGTTTTTCAGTTCTTCTGTCCTCTTGACAAACTACTGAATGAGGAGGAGGATCAAGGAGGTGTATGGGAACTTCTCAGTGGTTTGGCCTATTTTCTGACTCCAGGTCAAGATGAAGAAGAG AACTCCAGCCCTCAGACTGAAGCCCCAAAAGAAATCATAATGCCATCTCCACAACCAGCTCTGCCTTCAGAAAGCTCTGATGCCTCTACTCAGAAGAGCAATGATGTTACGGGTGCTTCGCTTCCAGCTATTGTTATCTCTCATTGCGATCCTCCCCCAGAACTGCATAAGgatgcagaaacagaaaaggaacCGCAGCCTGCTGCTAACTCAGACTCTTCAAGTACTGAAAGCTGTTGCCAAGACAAAATAGAGGACTCTGATAATTCATCAACCTCTCactttaaaatgatcaaaagaGTTTCCTTATCCAAGTCACAAGAGTCTCTGGTATCAACAAAAGCCAGCAATGAAGAAGACTTGCTGGCGTCAGACTTGGCGTTACACTGCAGCCAAAATGAAGGTCTGCAGGGGGAGAACACTGAAAGCCCATCGTTGTTCAATCTGAGCacaagggaaaataaaaaggagaaaataggTTTCAGGAGGCTAGGTGGAGCAATCAAGCCTAAAGGGAAAGAGCAGAGTGACAACAAAGCGAGAGGGGAGGACACTCAGTGCCAGAAGGGACAAGGCAACATGGAGCAGCTGGAGGCAACCAAAGCCATCTTTGATCTGCTAAAAGAAATTTCTG GAAACTCCATCCTCTTAAACATAATTGATACCATTTTGAAACCATTTATGCCTGTCGTAAAGAA GAAAGTGAATTCTTTCTTAAACAAGATGAACTCAACAGAAGAGCAGATGGCTGTGTACATTAAGACTCTGCGACACAAACTGTGGCCAGAGATTCAGTCAGCGGCACCTTCTGCTCCTCCTCGCTCTGATGAGGAGAAGAACGAGACCAGAGAGCGAGCACACAACCTCATCAATTCCAGAT GTTTAAAGTATCACATTCTGAAGAAGTCGGACGtggattgtgtttttaatctttttcagaagagtgaagaaaataaaactttggtATAT ATGCTCCTCTCATTCCTATTGAGAGAATGTTTTCCTGATGA